Proteins co-encoded in one Veillonellaceae bacterium genomic window:
- a CDS encoding MTH1187 family thiamine-binding protein yields the protein MAIVEVTVVPMGTGSASISHYVAACHKVLHEANDLKFQLTPMATIIEGDLKRIFEVIQQMHEVPFAAGAPRVSTSIRVDDRRDKALTMEGKIRAVEEKL from the coding sequence ATGGCAATTGTTGAGGTAACGGTAGTGCCGATGGGAACGGGTTCAGCCAGCATCAGTCATTATGTGGCTGCCTGTCATAAAGTATTGCATGAAGCCAATGATCTGAAGTTCCAACTGACGCCAATGGCAACAATTATCGAAGGGGATCTTAAACGGATTTTTGAAGTTATTCAGCAAATGCATGAAGTTCCGTTTGCTGCCGGAGCGCCGCGAGTATCAACATCGATTCGAGTCGATGATCGGCGTGATAAAGCACTTACAATGGAAGGAAAGATCAGAGCTGTCGAGGAAAAGCTTTAA